A part of Armatimonadota bacterium genomic DNA contains:
- a CDS encoding 5-(carboxyamino)imidazole ribonucleotide synthase, with product MRVGAAVPLLPGATIGIVGGGQLGRMLALDARRMGYGVAVLDPSPAAPAAALADAHVQAQFDDVGAVADLAARSDVVTFELEHVPLDCALAAAARRPVRPSSQVLAACQHRIREKQFLREHGFPTAPWRQAGSAEEIEEAVAGLGLPCVVKIPFFGYDGRGQVRVASRNDLPAAATLGFERGPLVVERYIPFASEVAVVVARGMDGGRRVYPVVRTVHDDGILVEVVVPAQVPATVADRAAGIAESIATALDLVGVLAVEMFVMDRGEVLVNEMAPRPHNSGHYTINACPTSQFEQHVRAICGLPLGGAGLLASAAMVNLLGDRQGPVRLAGVEEALAVAGVSLHLYGKGEAWPRRKMGHITALGETAEEALDRARRAAAMLRWEPVALSQPPRGLHLSGV from the coding sequence ATGAGAGTCGGCGCAGCGGTGCCCCTGCTGCCCGGCGCAACGATCGGCATCGTCGGCGGCGGGCAGCTCGGCCGCATGCTGGCGTTGGACGCCCGGCGGATGGGCTACGGCGTGGCAGTTCTTGATCCATCCCCGGCGGCCCCGGCTGCGGCGCTGGCCGATGCGCACGTCCAGGCTCAGTTTGACGACGTCGGTGCGGTCGCCGATCTGGCGGCACGCTCGGACGTGGTGACGTTTGAGCTCGAGCACGTGCCGCTCGACTGCGCGCTGGCCGCGGCAGCGCGGCGGCCGGTTCGGCCTTCGAGCCAGGTCCTGGCGGCCTGCCAGCACCGCATACGGGAGAAGCAGTTCCTGCGTGAGCACGGGTTTCCGACTGCCCCCTGGCGCCAGGCCGGCTCTGCCGAGGAGATCGAAGAGGCGGTCGCCGGCCTCGGTCTGCCCTGCGTGGTGAAGATCCCCTTCTTTGGCTACGATGGGCGCGGGCAGGTGCGCGTCGCGTCGCGAAACGATCTTCCGGCGGCCGCTACGCTGGGGTTCGAACGCGGGCCTCTGGTCGTGGAGCGGTACATTCCTTTCGCGAGCGAGGTCGCGGTCGTTGTCGCGCGCGGGATGGACGGCGGGCGGCGCGTCTACCCGGTCGTGCGCACGGTACACGACGACGGAATCCTGGTGGAGGTGGTGGTGCCGGCGCAGGTTCCTGCCACGGTTGCCGATCGGGCAGCCGGCATCGCCGAGTCCATAGCCACGGCGCTCGACCTCGTCGGCGTCCTTGCGGTCGAGATGTTCGTGATGGATCGCGGCGAGGTGCTCGTGAACGAAATGGCGCCGCGTCCCCACAACTCAGGCCACTACACGATCAACGCCTGCCCCACGTCGCAGTTCGAGCAGCACGTACGCGCGATTTGTGGGTTGCCGCTGGGTGGCGCTGGCCTCCTGGCTTCGGCGGCGATGGTGAACCTGCTGGGTGACCGGCAGGGCCCGGTCCGGCTCGCCGGGGTCGAGGAGGCCCTGGCCGTGGCCGGGGTCTCTCTGCACCTCTACGGGAAGGGCGAGGCGTGGCCCCGGCGTAAGATGGGGCACATCACCGCGCTAGGGGAGACCGCCGAGGAGGCGCTGGACCGCGCGCGGCGCGCGGCGGCGATGCTCCGATGGGAGCCGGTCGCGTTATCGCAGCCGCCCCGGGGGTTGCACCTCTCCGGCGTGTGA
- the purE gene encoding 5-(carboxyamino)imidazole ribonucleotide mutase, translating to MTQAWGQGPLVGIIMGSTSDRPVLEAAVEILTEMEIPHEVRVVSAHRTPDWMFEYAAAAERRGIKVIIAGAGGAAHLPGMTAAKTVLPVIGVPVPSEHLRGLDSLLSIVQMPAGVPVGTMAIGRAGAANAALLAARILGLCDEAIRERLRRRQEEQAAAVLEAGGG from the coding sequence ATGACACAGGCTTGGGGCCAGGGACCACTCGTTGGCATCATCATGGGCAGTACCTCTGACCGGCCGGTCCTTGAGGCAGCGGTCGAGATCCTAACCGAGATGGAGATACCGCACGAGGTCAGGGTAGTCTCCGCGCACCGGACGCCCGACTGGATGTTCGAGTACGCGGCCGCCGCTGAACGTCGCGGCATCAAGGTGATCATCGCCGGCGCCGGCGGCGCCGCGCACCTGCCGGGTATGACCGCGGCCAAGACCGTACTGCCGGTGATCGGCGTGCCGGTGCCCAGCGAGCACCTGCGCGGGCTGGACTCGCTGCTCTCGATCGTGCAGATGCCCGCCGGCGTGCCGGTGGGCACGATGGCGATCGGCCGCGCAGGCGCGGCGAACGCCGCGTTGCTGGCAGCGCGCATCCTGGGTCTTTGCGATGAGGCGATCCGCGAGCGGCTGCGGCGCCGCCAGGAGGAGCAGGCAGCCGCCGTGCTGGAGGCAGGCGGCGGATGA
- a CDS encoding cupin domain-containing protein, with amino-acid sequence MTETEEASAMKTTAYVLLLFVALALSVPGFAQAPDDNLIVPGQRIEEWTLGVTTDGYVQMTGAQNVPGALAPSDALAQLIIVGPETKLLGQQEAILPAAPTNIKVSELVVEPGASVRTHSHAMGWEYTVEGLNLLTIAGRTSDHVSGEAAWIPDGAEHTHDWHSTLRTRLCLITLGADVASALPSEYRTFAVAAVGLSSGAHTVWLYRISIGRYPPNWDVGTFISSDQPMVIIGISGSVRVGLSGHREQTLRGGEVRVFSDAWQVTNAPDQAGRVLLLRFAPKR; translated from the coding sequence ATGACCGAAACCGAGGAGGCGAGCGCGATGAAGACCACTGCGTATGTCCTGCTTCTGTTCGTTGCCCTCGCCCTGTCGGTGCCCGGCTTTGCGCAGGCTCCTGACGACAACCTCATCGTGCCGGGCCAGCGCATTGAAGAATGGACGCTGGGCGTGACCACTGACGGCTACGTACAAATGACCGGGGCACAGAACGTCCCTGGTGCACTGGCCCCGAGCGATGCTTTGGCTCAACTCATCATCGTCGGCCCTGAAACCAAACTCCTGGGTCAGCAAGAGGCGATTCTGCCGGCCGCCCCCACAAACATCAAGGTCAGTGAACTCGTGGTTGAGCCGGGCGCCTCCGTCCGAACCCACAGCCACGCGATGGGTTGGGAGTACACGGTGGAGGGGCTCAATCTGCTGACGATAGCGGGGCGAACGAGCGACCATGTCAGCGGCGAGGCCGCGTGGATACCGGACGGGGCCGAGCACACGCATGACTGGCATTCGACATTGAGGACCAGACTTTGCCTCATTACGTTGGGTGCTGACGTTGCTTCCGCGCTCCCGTCGGAATATCGGACCTTTGCAGTTGCAGCAGTGGGACTGAGTAGTGGAGCCCACACGGTCTGGCTTTACCGCATTTCCATCGGTCGCTACCCACCAAACTGGGATGTGGGGACATTCATCTCCAGTGACCAGCCCATGGTCATCATTGGGATCTCTGGAAGTGTGCGTGTCGGACTCTCTGGGCATCGCGAACAGACGTTGAGAGGTGGCGAGGTGCGTGTGTTTTCTGACGCGTGGCAGGTGACGAACGCGCCGGATCAGGCTGGCCGTGTTCTACTTCTGCGCTTCGCCCCGAAACGCTAG
- a CDS encoding threonylcarbamoyl-AMP synthase: MPARILTVDPQAPGAAAIGEAAAVLSAGGLVAFPTETVYGLGADALNPRAVERIYAAKGRPVDNPIIVHIADPGALGGLVGDVPPAAQILIARCWPGPLTLVLPAAPVVPSVTRGGLPTVAVRIPAHQVALALIRAAGCPVAAPSANRSGRPSPTTAQHVLADVGGSVELVLDGGPTPVGVESTVLDLTCDPPALLRPGGVSLEQLVAIVGQVTVPVLGAAAAGTAAPEVQAALARSPGTRYRHYAPRARVVLVEALPEVPPEEAGAAQPAAELSAAVRRLWDEGLRVGVMVTVEAASRVPEGAVVRVMGPRADPAAVAARLFALLRELDDAGLDAIVVEGIPEQGLGRAVMDRLRRAAGQAG; encoded by the coding sequence ATGCCCGCCCGCATCCTTACGGTCGACCCCCAGGCGCCCGGTGCCGCGGCTATCGGCGAGGCGGCCGCGGTTCTCTCTGCGGGCGGCCTGGTCGCCTTTCCCACCGAGACGGTCTACGGCCTGGGCGCCGACGCCCTGAACCCGCGCGCGGTGGAGCGCATCTACGCCGCGAAGGGCCGCCCGGTTGACAACCCGATCATCGTGCACATCGCCGATCCCGGCGCCCTGGGCGGACTGGTTGGCGACGTGCCCCCGGCCGCGCAGATCCTGATAGCGCGCTGCTGGCCGGGTCCGCTTACCCTTGTGCTGCCGGCCGCGCCGGTGGTGCCTTCCGTGACGCGAGGCGGACTGCCGACGGTGGCCGTGCGCATACCCGCGCACCAGGTGGCGCTGGCCCTGATCCGCGCAGCCGGGTGCCCTGTGGCCGCGCCCAGCGCGAACCGGTCGGGCCGACCCAGCCCGACCACGGCGCAGCACGTGCTTGCCGACGTGGGTGGGTCGGTTGAACTCGTGCTCGACGGCGGTCCAACGCCGGTGGGAGTAGAGTCCACAGTGCTCGACCTCACATGCGATCCGCCGGCGCTCCTGCGACCGGGCGGGGTATCGCTGGAACAACTTGTGGCGATCGTCGGTCAGGTGACCGTTCCCGTGCTGGGTGCCGCCGCGGCAGGCACCGCTGCGCCGGAGGTGCAGGCCGCGCTGGCGCGCTCGCCTGGCACGCGGTACCGCCACTACGCGCCGCGGGCAAGGGTGGTGCTGGTGGAGGCCCTGCCGGAGGTACCGCCGGAGGAGGCCGGTGCCGCGCAGCCCGCCGCCGAGCTGTCCGCGGCCGTGCGCCGGCTGTGGGACGAGGGTCTGCGCGTCGGCGTCATGGTGACAGTCGAGGCCGCTTCCAGAGTTCCCGAGGGTGCGGTCGTGCGGGTGATGGGACCGCGCGCCGATCCTGCGGCCGTGGCCGCCAGGCTGTTCGCCCTCCTGCGCGAGCTCGACGACGCAGGTCTCGATGCGATCGTGGTGGAGGGGATTCCTGAGCAGGGACTGGGCAGGGCGGTGATGGACCGGCTGCGCAGGGCGGCAGGCCAGGCCGGGTGA